From one Pararge aegeria chromosome 21, ilParAegt1.1, whole genome shotgun sequence genomic stretch:
- the LOC120633504 gene encoding UMP-CMP kinase, with product MWNSFLRSLSSYFNKMLPEVVFVLGAPGAGKGTQCSFISKEFGFVHLSAGDLLREERQRPGSEYGEMIEEKIRNGEIVPVEVTCSLLHKAMQKSGKTRFLIDGFPRNKDNLDGWERVMSDKAKLLFVLFFECPRDLCTERCLGRGAAGSGRSDDNLESLQKRFNTYLNATMPIIEHYEQTGLVRRVNAESAPEEVFKDVKKLFNELDRIDN from the coding sequence ATGTGGAATAGCTTCCTCCGGTCTTTATCCAGTTACTTCAATAAAATGTTGCCTGAAGTTGTTTTTGTGTTGGGGGCCCCCGGTGCGGGTAAAGGCACTCAGTGTTCCTTTATTTCCAAAGAATTTGGATTCGTGCATCTCTCTGCCGGTGATTTACTTCGTGAAGAGCGGCAGAGGCCCGGCTCTGAGTACGGGGAAATGATTGAGGAGAAGATCCGGAACGGCGAGATTGTGCCTGTCGAGGTTACATGTTCGCTCCTACATAAAGCAATGCAAAAGTCTGGTAAGACGAGATTTTTGATCGACGGCTTCCCTCGTAATAAGGATAATTTAGACGGTTGGGAGCGCGTAATGTCTGACAAAGCTAAACTGCTGTTTGTACTCTTTTTTGAGTGTCCTCGTGATTTGTGTACGGAGCGCTGCCTGGGACGTGGTGCGGCGGGCAGCGGGCGCTCGGACGACAATCTCGAGAGCCTGCAAAAGAGATTTAATACTTACCTTAACGCTACTATGCCCATCATAGAGCATTATGAACAAACTGGGCTTGTACGTAGAGTCAATGCTGAATCAGCTCCAGAGGAAGTGTTTAAGGATGTTAAAAAACTATTCAATGAATTGGATCGGATagataattga